The DNA region CGCCCGCTCGGCCGGCCCGACCCGCCCGTCGGCCACAATGACCGCGCAGGCAGCAAACACCGCGAGGCTGGCCACCAGCACGATGAGGTCTCGCCGGATGCGCCTCACGGCACGCGGCCCGCTTCGGATGCCCCCGCTCCCGGTCGGGCAGGCCAAACCGGCTGGATCCTGGTCCGGAAGGCGCTCATCGTCCCCCATCGTGGTCGGGATGCCCACCGAGCGAGCGGTCGAACAGCCGCCGTTGCGGTCGCCATGTGACGTGCGTCCGCACGAGCCGCCCGTCGCAGGCGACCGCTGGCTGATCGTATGGAGCAAGGCCCCAACGAGGCAACCCTTGGCGTCCTCCCACCCGGGCGCGCCTGCTCATCGCCAACGGCTTCCTGGCCAACGCGCTCAACCCGAAGACCGCGCTGTTCTTCTTGTCACTGCTGCCCCAGTTCATCGACCCGGCCGCGGGCCGGCATGGCGCCAGGTGCTCACCCTCGGCGTGGCCGCAGCGCTCGCGCAGCCGCCACGCGAAGCACTCCGAACGGCCCGCTAAAGGCCGCACGGTCAGGTCTTGATCGTGGCGAAGACAATGATGTTGGAGCGGTAGTGGCCTGCGGTGAAGTCGAACTGCCCGCCGCACGTCACCAGGCGCAGCACGGAGGTCAGCGTGGGGTAGTACACCTCATCGGTCGGGAACAGCCTCTTGGCGTACCGCGCGGTCCGCTGAACGACAAACCGCACCGATGACCGGTCGGCGCGCGTGACGTGGACCTCGTCGCCCCGACGCAGCTCGTGCAACCGGAAGAACACCGCGGGGCCGCGGGTGGAGTCGACATGACCCAGGATCACCGCCGACCCGGGGTCGCCTGGTCGCGGGCCGGGCGCGTACCAGCCGGGCACCTCCCACCGGCCGGGCACCTGGACCGTGCCGTCGGGTGCCCGGCCGAGCGGGACGAGGGAGCTGGCCACGCCGATCCTGGGGATGGTGAGCCGGACGGGGATGGGCGTGGCCTGGTAGCCGCGCACCGAGCGGAAGCCGCGCGCGGCCTCGGCCCCACTGGTTGCCCGGTCCGGCGTCGGAGAGCTGGCCGCCGGGGACGGCTCGGTGTGCCGCGGGCCCGACCCCGAGCAGCCCGCGAGCAGGACGAGCGCGGCCGCGCTGGCCACGAACCAACGCCTCCCACGAGTCATCGCGACCGGCGCGCCGTACCGCCGCCGCCGGTCTGCGAACCCCCGACAGGCAGCCCGGGTCGCACGGTCCGCTGGATGCCGTCGACGAGGGTGTTCGCGACGCCGAGCATCTGCTGGTCGCCCTCGAGCTCCAGCTGTTGCGCCCTGCCGTAGTCCTTGGCGGCGTAGGCGTCGGCCTGCTCGGTCAGGTGCCGGTCGTGCATCGTGATGGCGCCGGTGAGGGGAACGACGGCGCCCTGATCCCGGACGACGCCGGCGAAGTACACCGCGAGTGTGACCACGACAGTGTTCAGCTTCTTCTGGGCCGCGGCCTTGCCGGCCTGGTCCCTGCCGGCGACCGCGGCGGTGTAGGCGATCAGCCCCTCCACGTGGTCAGCCCACGCCGACTGGAACTCGGCGGCCTTGCGGGGGCCGACGATCGCAGCCAGCGCCTGGGTCAGCGCGGTGGTGTTGGCATTGACCTGCGCGGCGGCCGCCTTGAACTCCGGCGACCCGGCGAAGGTCGCCCGCTGCGCCTCGACGATCAGCTCCATGTGCTCGCCGAGCAGCATGGCAAACGCCGACCGCAGCCTCACCGGCGGCGTGTCGAGGCCGGCCCCGAGCTCGGGCGTGACGCTGGCCTTCGCCAGCGTGGCACCGGCCGTGAACATGTGCTCGAAGGCCTCGCGCTGGATCCGGTACGCCTGGTCGTAGTCGCGCGCGGCGTAGGCGTCGAG from Actinomycetes bacterium includes:
- a CDS encoding class F sortase, translated to MASAAALVLLAGCSGSGPRHTEPSPAASSPTPDRATSGAEAARGFRSVRGYQATPIPVRLTIPRIGVASSLVPLGRAPDGTVQVPGRWEVPGWYAPGPRPGDPGSAVILGHVDSTRGPAVFFRLHELRRGDEVHVTRADRSSVRFVVQRTARYAKRLFPTDEVYYPTLTSVLRLVTCGGQFDFTAGHYRSNIIVFATIKT